The nucleotide window CCTACATTGCGAGGCTTGTAAGAAACGCGCGTTCTGACGGAAGGGTTGAGGCCGGCCCGAGTCCAAGGGGAGCACTTGCCCTGATGAAGATCGCCAAGGCCAACGCTTTAATGGAGGGAAGGGATTACGTCATCCCAGACGACGTAAAAGCCTTCGCAATCGAGGCATTGGCCCACAGGATAGTCATAAAACCGGAGCGTGCCTTTGAGGGCGTCATGGGTAGGGATGTGGTTTTGAGTGCCCTCCAGAAAACACCTGTACCAAAGGGAGAGAACGATGAGGCGTGAGGGATACGCTCTGATGTTGCTCCTCTTCATTTTCCTCGCAACCTTGACCCTTGGATACGGGAGTTCTTTCAACTCTGGAGACGGCAGTAAAACGAGGAACATCATAAGTGAACTCCTGAAAGAAACATCCAACAAAACCGAAAAAGTTAGCGGTTTAGATTCTGGAATCAACGGAAAGCCGACTTTGATGGAACCGTTCACCCCCCATCGTAGTGGAAATCAGGAGCCTGGAATCCCACCGACCGACTTGAAGTTCACCCCAACTAACCTGAAGGTTCAATGTCCTGTTGCAATCCTGCCGAGGGATCCCATGCTGGTCTGCGTTAAACGGCCCGCCAAGAGCGTTCCACTTATCTCCTGGAGCTTCCCCCGGGACTTTAAGATGGTGGTCTGGTACAGGGGAACGTACTACATCCCCTACATCAAAAGCCCCACTGGCCCGGACTACCTGAAGGGCATCAACGGCCGGCCCCGGTATAGCCTCGACACGGAGACCCCAATCGTCGTAACGACCTATGGAATCTCAAAGAGGTTCAGGGTTTACACCAACTTCACGGGCCCGCTCAACTATACCTCCGGACTTCCCCTTAAGGTTGAATCCTGGACTGAGAGCGGCTCCACAGTCCTTTACACATTCGAAATCCCTCCCCTTGATAGAAACTACACCCCTGGTTACTATCCCGTTTTCATCTCCATCCAACCCAAAACCGGCAGGACCGTTCTCCTCATGTGGATAGCCCTCCTTGAAAAGCCCTTCGTTAAGATAACAAAATACCCCAATGTCCTTGCTGGCAACGGTGATCTTAGAATGTCAGTTTCGGGAACCGTTGTTTACCCAAACGGAAGCCCAGTCAATGACGGTATTATCACCGTAACCCTCAACAGGACAAAGAACACAACGGGCACTATAGTCGGTACCGTTCGGATCAGCAACGGCACGTTCAACCTGACCGCCGTCATCCCGGAGGGTGAAACGCCCGGAAGCTACCACATAATCGCCCACTACAGCGGTTACCTCGCATACCCCTCCAACAGCGATCCGGTAGTCAGGATAAAGAGAGTTCCAGAGGTCAGACTTGAGCGTCTAAACGGGACACTCGAGATTTTTCTAAACTGGAACGGCAATCCCCTGCCCAACAGGACGATAACCATTGTCGCTGGAAACCTGAGCACGAATCTCACGACCGATGCAAAAGGCCGCGCATTCCTCAGAATCGACAACGCCACAGGAACCATCAGGGTGGTGTATTCTGGGGATAGCCTTTATTTACCCCTCGACAGAACATTTAAAATTCCCCCCGCGGGAAAAGGTGGGAAAACGGATTCCACAGGTAAAAAGACGAGGCACTTCCCCAGCGCTTCTCAAATCCTGGGGTTAGCAAAATTAGCATCCGGACTTTTCATAGGTGCGGGCCTCGTCTACGTTGTGATGAAGCGTAAGAACCTCCCCAAACTCCCCCTACAATCCCCACTGGCCAGTGAGGAGCCTTTAAAAGTTCTCCGGCCGACCAGGAGGGTTTTCCTGCTCGATGAGCCGATAAGGATCGTGCTGAACAGGCCCGCTGAAGCCTTCCTTGACGGGGAGCCCCTTGGGAAGGGGGACACGTTTGAACTCCGGCCGGGAGTTGGAACCCACGTCTTCTCGTCAGAGAGCATTAGTTTTGAGTTCTATGTTCTTCCCCCGCGAGAAGCCGTGATTAAGGCCTACAATCTTCATTTCCTCCCCTATGTGGAGTCCCGGGGAGTGCCCACCGGGAGAAGAACTCCCTTCGAAATAATTAAGGATCTCAGGGGAAAGGGGCTTAATGAATCGGCCCTTGAAGAGATCGCGCTACTCTTCGTTCTCGCCGACTACGCGGAGCGTCCCCTCAGGACCCGTAGCTTCCAAGAGTTCATAAAAGCCCTTGAGAGACTGGGGGTGTTCGATAATGGAGATGAAGAAGGTTAATTCAGCCATCTCAACGGTCTTCACCTGGACAGTAATCGGTTTGATGTTCATGAAGGATCCCATCCCTTCCATTCTACTCGGCATCGGAGCGGGGGTTGCAGTGTTCGCCCGATATGCCGGAAGATACCGCGACCTCCTCATCCGGGGTGCTGGGTTTGGAATAGGTTCCATCGCGTTTCTCCTTTACCCCAGTTCCCGGTGGTACAGGTGGTTCTTCGTTTGGATCACCGCGTGGGTTGCAGTCTCCTATATCCTCTCCTATCTTCTGAGGGCGAAGTTCAAGAGCGACTTCGTTGAAAGGAACTTCCTCGCGTTCCTCTCCGTGGGGGCAGTCTTTTCGTTCCTTCTTGCGTACCCGGATCCGAGGGGAGCACTGCGTTTGCTGATCCTACTAACTATAAGCGCGCTGATCCTTTACTTGACCTATGCCGTCTCCACGTACATTTCCTCACACTTTGGAAGGGGGTCGCGCATTAAACCTCTCCCGCTCCACTCTCTCAAAGTTCGAGATGACCACTACTCAAGAGAACTCAAAAAGATCATAAGCACCTTCGTTGAGAACGGAGACAAAGTTCCCCTGGCAGTTTTCCTTATCAGAAACGCTCCGGAGGGCCTAACCGAAGACCAGATTCGCGAAATCGTGAGACCAATCGTTGATTACTCGCCACCTCACGTATCTTCCCTGTTGCCTCCCTGGGTTGCCGAAAAGATTATGGAGGAGGAAAGGGCAAGGAGAGCCGAGGTTCTCAGGCAGACCCTTAGAAAGCTCGGCTTTTTGGGGGTTGACTCATGAGGCGGATGAATGTCCTCCTGCTAATTACTCTGACCCCGTTCTCAATCGCCCTTCTTACGGGAATTTTTGGCCTCGCGTATGCGAGTCTGATCCCGGCGTCAATACTCGCGTACTCCCTGGTGGTGGAACCCCCCTCTGGTTTCCACGTGGAAAGGACTGTTGAGGCGGATAAGATAGCCGTCGACAGACGGGCCAAGGTTCGTGTAAAGCTCACCGTTGAGCGGGGCGCGGGTTTGGTTTTCATCGGGGACGTTGCATCCCCCGGACTTCGGGTTTACGGCCGAAACCGCAGGGTTTTTGTAAAGCTCCCGAGACGGGTTCTGAAGGTCGAGTATTCCTACGAGGTCTCCCCCTGTAAAAGAGGCCTCCACTCAATCTCGCCTGTGGAGGTTATAAGCCAGGACTTCCTTGGAGTCCTCGGAACTAACTACGAGATATTTGAAGACGAGGTAACAATAGAGGCAAGACCCGCTGTCAGCAGTCCCAGGATGGACCTTCTAAAGAGGACTCGGGCCAGAAGACTTGGTCTGCCCCTTCTTCTTTCCCGCAGGGGCGCGTCGTCTAGAGAGTTCAAGGAGATCAGAAATTACCTGCCGGGAGACCCGCTCAATGCGGTTAACTGGAAAGCGACCGCCCGCCTCGACGTTCCCCTCGTCAATGAGTATGAACCCGAGGGCATGGCAACGGTCATGATCTACGCGGACACGACGGCCGAGATGGGGACGGGGGACATCTTCAACGGGGCCCTCGAAAGCGCCCTCAGCCTCTCGCTTTCCCTGGTCTACACCCTTCTCCGGGCAAACCTGAAGGTCGGCCTTTACCTGGCGGGCTCCGAAAGGCTCGTGACACCGAGAATTGGAGCTCAGGCGTTTTCAAGCTTTATGAGGGCCGTTCTTTCCGCAGGCCCATCCCCCAATCCGGAACCGATAACACTTGCAGTGGAGCGCTCAAAAAAGGCAGGAAAGATAGATCTCGCGGTAATCATAACTCACATTACCCCCTACAAGGTCCTTGAGCTGAAGGAAGCTATCGAAAAGCTCAGAAAAACCTTCAATTGCAGGGTTCTGCTCGTGGATATCAACCCGTATGGGGCAATGGACGAGGATCTCATGCACCTTTCGCGCATTCACAAGCGAAAGCTTGCCAGGAAACTTGGAGTGCCCGTGATAGAGTGGATCCCCTCACGGGAAAAGTCGAGCACGGTCCTGAAGAAAATCTTAGGGGGTGCCTACTTTGCGCTTTAGGGTCTCAACGAATTCACTCAAGCTCGCCGTTCTGGTCTCGTTGCTCCCGCTGGCATGGTTGGCTTCACTGACGGGCGTCCTTCAGTTGCTCGCTCAGACAGTGGAGGCCCAATTGGGGATCCCTGTTCCTCCCCTGCTTGCGGGAATTGTCATCGTGCTCGTTCCCGCGTTTGCATACACCTATATAACAGGAGATCTGTTTAAACTCTTTCTCGCGGCACTTGCTCTATACCTACTCCCGGCGATCTTTGGAATGGACTTTGATCTGCTCGATAGATACGTTCCCGGGGCTATCGTGCTGTTTACCGGTTTTCTATTGGCGCTCTTTATAGCGTGGATTGAGCGAGATCTCGGTTATGTCAGGAATGAAGAGAGAGAAGGACTTTTGATCTTGGCCCTTCGCGAGGTTCTCATGCCCCTGCTCCTAGGAATACTGCTGACGGTTCCGCTCCTGTGGCGCAGTTCCTTCGGAAAACACCCGAGGAACCTTCTTCCCCTGGCCTTTCTGCCTCCACTCCTTCTCTTCGCCACCATGACCTTTGCGCTTCGCTTTCGGAGAGACCACAACGAGGTGCCGCGATCCCCTAAAAAGTCCTATCTAATCCTCCGCACCGCGATGAAGGCGGGAGATTCCTTCGTTATCGACATCCAGGAGAGAACTGAGAGGAGTGTAACGTTCGCTTTATCGGGAGGCTTTCCCGTGCACCGACCGGTACTCCTTAAGATTGAGTGGAACAACGAACCCCCCGAGGTCGTTGTCCTCAGATCCCCCTGGGACACAAGAATCCTCCTAAAAGCGGGGGAATTAAGAAAAGGAGAAGAGGATTACTTTCTCTACCTCCCTACGTCCCGTGCTCCCAGCTCTCTAAGTATTTTCTCTGCTCCTCCGTGAGCTCCTCAATCTTTATTCCCATTGCGCTTAGCTTAATCCTCGCGACCATCTCGTCAATCTCCCTCGGCAGGACGTAAACTTTGGGCTTAAGCCTCTCGTGGTTCTCCTTGATGTACTGCGCCGCCTTCGCCTGCAGTGCAAAGCTCATGTCCATAATCTCCGCCGGATGGCCGTCGGCCGCCGCTAAATTGACCAGCCTTCCGTCGGCTAAGAGGTAGAGCCTCCTTCCGTCCTTAAGCTTGTACTCCCTGATGTTGGGCCTCGGCTCGCTTATCTCAACGGCGAGCTCCTCCAGGTCGGGCTTCCATATCTCAACGTCGAAGTGGCCGGCGTTGGCGAGGATTACCCCGTCCTTCATCAGCTCGAAGTGCTCCCTGCGAATGCACTTGATGTTGCCCGTTGAGGTGACGAAGATGTCGCCTACCTTTGCCGCTTCCTTCATGTCCATGACGAGGAATCCGTCCATCCTCGCCTCCAGTGCCCTAATCGGGTCAACCTCAACAACGATTACGGTAGCGCCGAGACCCCTTGCCCTCATCGCTATTCCCCTTCCGCACCAGCCGTAGCCGACAACGACGACGTTCTTTCCTGCGACGAGCAGGTTGGTTGTCCTTATTATGCCGTCCCACGTGGACTGGCCGGTTCCGTAGCGATTGTCAAAGAGGTACTTCGTGTAGGAGTCGTTCACCGCTATGATCGGGAACCTCAGAACCCCGTCCTTCTCCATCGCGCGGAGCCTGATAACGCCGGTCGTGGTTTCCTCGCTTGCGCCCCAGATGTCGTCTATCAACTCTTGCCTTTCGCGGTGAACGGTGCTTATCATGTCCGCGCCGTCGTCTATGATGATGTTGGGCCTTATATCCAGAGCGCGGTGCATGTTCTCGTAGTACTCCTCCCTGCTCTCGCCCCTAATCGCGTAGACCTTGACGCCGGCCTTGGCTAAGGCCGCGACGACATCATCCTGCGTGCTCAGCGGGTTGCTGGCGGCGGCAGAAACCTCCGCTCCTCCGGCCTTGAGGGTCAGGAGCAGGAAGGCGGTCTTCATTTCGAGGTGAAGGGTTGTGGCGATTCTGACGCCCTTAAAGGGCTTCTCCCTCTCGAACTCCCCCCTTATCGTCTGGAGAACGGGCATGAAGCGCGAGACCCAGTCAATCTTCTTCTCCCCGCTCGGTGCGAGCGAGATGTCCTTAACACAGTAATCCTTCGTGCAGTCCATATCAATCACCGGTGGGTTTTTAATTTCCGGAGTTAAAAAGGGTTGGTGTTGGCATGATAGTCGACCTCTCGCTCCCCCTCGGAGAGGACACGCCGGTTTACCCCGGCGACCCTGAGGTGAAGGTCAAGCCCTGGGCCTTCATCGAGCGCGACGGCTACTACATGAATGCCCTCAAGCTTGGCGAGCACTCCGGGACGCACGTAGATGCTCCGGCTCACTTCATCCCCGGCGGGAAGACGGTAGACGAGATGCCCCTTGAGAAGTTCATCGGCGAGGCCTTCGTCGTTGACGTCCGCGATGGGGAGGGAACCGTCAAGCTCGACGAACTGCCCGATTCAGGTTATTACGGGAAAATCGTCCTCTTCCTAACCGGCGGAAGGGAACTTTCGCCCGAGGTCGCGCTATTCCTCGTGGCGGAGGGGGTTAAAGCCGTTGGCACGGACGCGATGAGCATCGGCGACGAGACGGTTCACACGATTCTACTCAGCGAAGAGGTGCCGGTGTTCGAGAACCTCGTTAACCTCGATATCCTGCTCGGGAGGACCTTCACCTTCGTGGCCTTTCCCCTGAAAATCGAGGGCGGCTCCGGAAGTCCGGTAAGGGCGGTGGCACTGCTATGATTCCTCGGACTCCTCGCGCTCGAGAAGCATCTTGAGGGCCTGGGACAACTTCTCGTTCTTCTCGCGGAGGGCAGCGTTTTCCCGCTCCAGTTCATCAAGACGCTCCTGGAGACGCTTCAGCTCGCTGAGTAGGGGGGCAACCTTGGATTTTGGAACGTATTCCTCCTTCATGCGCCTGACCGCTTCGAGCGCTTCCTCAAGGGAACCGGCCCCCGTCAGCCGGAGGAGCTCACGTTCGGCCTTTGAGAGCCTTCCCGTCTTCTTCTCGTACTCCTGGACCCTCTTCTGAAGCTCTTCAATTCTCCTGTTCAGCTCGGCGTAACTGGAGAGCTTCTTCTTCAGCTCAGCAAGTTCTCCCTCCTTTCTCTTGAGGGCCCCCCTGAGCCTCTCAACCTCTCGTTTCAGCTCGTAGTTCTCGATTATGAGCCTCTCGTGGCGCTCCTGCAGCTCCTTCAGGGATTTCGCGAGATCCCCGCTGAAGCCCAGAATAGAGCCCTCAAGCTCCCTTATGCGCCGGTCCACGAGTTCCTCGACCTTCTCCTCGATGAGGCGGAGGTAGCTCTTCTCGAACCTCGCCAGTATCTCGGCCTGGTTCATCTCGAGCTTTTCCTCGAGCTCGTTTATCCTCGGCAGGAGGTTGCTTATGCCCTCTATGAGGAGGGTTTTCCTCTGGACATCGCTCAGGCCCTTTTCGAGAACGTTTATGCGCTTCTCCAGCGCGGAATCGCGCTCCCTCATCTCGGTCCTCGTGTCCTCAAGCTTCTGGCTCAGGGACTCGATTCGCTCCCCGAGGAGACCGCGCTCGATGTGAAACTCCTTTATGAAAGAGGCCAGCGCCTGGAGGGAGAAGAGTGAGTAGTCGCCTAACTTTTCGGCCTCCGGGACGACGGCCTTAACGGTATCCCAGTCCCTCAGGGTTTTAAGCTCCGAAAGAATCTCTGGATGCCTCTCCCGGAGGTAGTCCCATGTAACTCCCTGCTTTCCCTTGTCGAACATTCCCATCAAAGTGTTCAACGAATCCAGAACTTATATAGCTTTTGTGTAGGCGGTTCCTAAGGACGGAGGTAACGCAGGTGTTAGAAGAACCCAGCACGGAGAAATTAGTGGCCGGCGGCGTTCCCGGTTTCCCGCCCCCTCTCGGAGGGCAGTACACCCGGGAACGCAGGCGGGCTTAACTTCCGGGGTCGAAACGAGACCGGGTGTAACCCCGCCGCCATGGCCGCCGTGCCGATACCTCCCTCCAGAGATGACTTTATAAACTTTGCGGTCCGGCAAAGGTTTATCAGATCCAACCGCCAATCTAAAACGCCATGGAGGAGCTCTACCTTGAACTCATGAGGATCGCAAGCCCAATCGGCGAACCCCTGACACCTGAAAAGAGAGCCCGGGATTTCATAGCCGAACTGCAGGGGACTCCCAACGGGGAGGAGATAACCGTAAGGGGCTTCCTGCTGCTCAGAAAACCTCCAAACGCACCCAAAGATGCCGCGTACTACCTGCTCTCCGCCCTGAGCCCGAGCGAGCTCAGAAAACTCCCCAGCAGCGCCCCGAGACCATACATCGTCGTGAGGATCGGGCCGGAAACATCGATAGGGGGGAAATTCCTCTCGGGCTCGTACGTTGAGGTCAGGGGGATCCTTGAGCCGTACCCATGGGGAAACCTCCGAATGATCCGGGCCCTCTCGCTGAGGAGCGCGGACTACTCGGACTACTGGAAGGACTACAGGGAGATGGCACTCGGCCCGAACGAGGTGGAGGAGCTCATCGAAAGCTCGATATACACCAACAGGGAGTTCCAGCTGGGCCTCATCTACGCCCTCTACGGCTCGCCGCCCGTGCTCGAGTCACCGAGGGGATGGAGCGAGGGGTACGAGCTCTCGATCCTCGGTCAGAGGGGCCGGGAAGGTTCACTGCTGACCCTCTGGAGGATCCTCAGGTTTCTCTACACAAGTCTCCCCGAGGAGCTCAGGTTCAGGAAGGGGAAAAGGAGCGTCTTTACCGACGGTTTCCTTGACCTCGATTTCAAGATCTTCGATCCAAACGGCACGCCGGTGAGATACTACGTTCCGAGAACCCCCGGAAAAGTGAGCAGGTACGCCGAAAGGATGATCCTCGCGAAGAAACTCGCCGGGATGCTCGCCCTTCCGAAGAGGGCCAGCCCGACAGACGGCCTGAGCAGCAGGGCGGAGACACCCTTCGTCTTTATTCCCGAGGAGGACGAGCGCCCTTACCTCGAAAACGAGTCCATGCTGAGGGACTACCTGCCGAACCTGATCGTCACGATCTTCGTTGAGAGGGAGCGGATAAAGAGCCTCTCGACGTCCGGAAAACTTGGGGAGACATTCCAGAGAAAGTTCGAGGACTGGCTAATGGAGAAGAGAAACGAGTACGGGTGGGCCTTTGACGTGCTCACCATTCCCGGTGGCGTTTTTGACGTGGGAATACGCTACGAGCTGAGCCTTCGGCTCCTCGGATCGATGGCGAGGCTGGATGGGAAGGTCAGGAGGAGCCACCTCGGAAGGGTAAAAACGCTCAACGACGAGATCCTCAACGACTGGATGGCGGTTCTCTCGTCCATGCCCCAGAGCGAACTCCAGAGGCTGCTGAAGCTTTACAGGGGCTACATGCCCGGCGATCATCGGGCCGCAAAGGCGCTCCAGCTCTTCAGGAACCTCGCCTCAACAACCTTCACGGGGGAAGTTGCGAGGGAAACGTTCAGGGCCGAGCTCATAAGGGCAGGGTTCTCCGAGGAAGCCGCCGAGAGGATCATCGAGACGCTCGTGAGGGAGGGCTACCTCTACGAGCCCTCCGCGGGAGTTCTAAAGCTCGTTCGGTGATGGGAATGGGGAAGAAGAGGTTCATCAGGGAAAGGGAGCAGAGGGAGAAGAAGAGGATCGCCCGGGAGAGGGTTGAGACGCTCTTCACGATGGCGGAGAGGGTGTTTCCGTACAGCAGGGAGCTGGCCAACAGGTACGTGGAGATAGCCCTCGCCGTCCAGCAGAAGGCGAAGATAAGGCTCCCGAGGAAGTGGAAGAGGCGGTACTGCAAGAGGTGCCACTCATTCCTCGTCCCCGGCGTCAACGCAAGGGTAAGGCTGAGGAGCCGGCCGTACCCCCACGTGGTCGTCAAGTGCCTTGAGTGCGGCCACATAATGCGCTATCCCTATCTGAGGGAGAAGAAGGAAGGCAGGAAAAAGTCCTAACCGCTTTCCTCCTCTGATTCGGCGAGGGCTATCCTCATGAGGCCCTCCTTAACCTTCTCCATGACGAGTTCGCTGCGGTCGTTGAGTTCCTGGAACTTGACCTTGATGATCTTCCTGAACTTCGGGCTCTTGAGTGCCAGCTCCGTCAGCGTCTCGACGGCGCTTATCCTCACTATCTCGTTCCTGTCGTAGAGGAGTGACAGAAGCCTTGGAAGGAAAGGAGTGGCGTAGCGGGTCTGGTTTTCAGCGAGGGCGGAGATGAAGTTGAGGGCCGCGAGACGATCGGTCTCATCGGGAGAAGTCAGCATCGAGGCTATCTCCCTCGCTATGTTGCCGAGCAGCCTGGGATTGTTCCGCATGATCTCCTCGAGGACGTAGGCCATGTTTATCCTGATCTTCGGATCGCCGATGCGGTAGTTGGCGAGGATCACCGGGACTGCGCCCCTGACGAGCTCGGGCTTGATCCTGGAGAGCACGCCGATGGCCCTCGCTATCTCAAGGGTAAGGGGTATCGCCTCGCTCTTCCGTATCATCACGAGCAGCTTCCTGAGCAGGGGGTCGATCAACTCCTCATGATCCTCGATGACGTTCATTATTACTATCAGAGCGTTTTTCTGGACTATCCAGAGGTCGTCGTCGAGGTACTTTATCACCTGATCGAGGACGTCCTTGTCGTACGAGGCCCGGACTATAACCTCGTCAAGCTTCTCGCCCGTCGCGAGGGCCTCCCTAACGTCCAGCTCTTCCTCCATGGGAACCACCCCTCACGGCAAAAGCAGCGAGCACGGACAGGAAAACGATGAAGGCCGGCCCGCAGATGCCCTTAGATTTTCCAATCTTTGACAGGTCCAGAACGTAGAAGTACGAGCTCCCAGTTCCAGCGACCACTAAGCTTCCATCGATCGCCAAGCTCCGGACGTAGCCAACGTTGAGGTCCTTCCAGAGAACCTTTCCGTTTTCCGGGTTTAGGACGTACAGGCCCCCCTCGCTGTAGATCTTCGTGACGTTGCCCTCTTTCCTGCTCTCGAACCTGCCGATTCCAACGACGAGCTTGCCGTCGCCGTAGGCGAGCGTTTTGGCCCTGTACGGGAAGTCCTCGCTCCAGAGGAGCTTCCTCTCCTTCAGGTCGTAGGCGGCCACCTTTCCGTTCCTTCCGTCGAAGCCCGAAACGTAGAGGGTGTCCCCAACGACGAGGAGATCCTCAACGAAGAACGTGCTCTCGTTCCACAGCACGTGGCCCTCTCCATCGACCATCAGGAGGTAGCCCCGGGTGTTGTTGAAGCCCGTTCCCGCTATGGCCATGCCGTCCCAGACCTCCAGGTCCCTGACCCACCAGCCGGTGCTGATGTTCCAAAGTAACCTGCCGTCGTAGGAAACGCCGTAGAGCGCGCCGAACTGGTAGTGGGCGGAGTATCCCGAGGGCAGGCCCGAGCCCACGTAAACGACATCCCCCACTCTAATTCTGCCCGGCATAGTGGGAAGCTTAACCCTCCAGCCGCCTTTGAGGGAGAGGCTTCCGTTGTCGAGGAGTCTGGCCTTGAAAACTTCCCCCGAACTGCTGAACGTGCCGTTGGTGTACCAGATGTCCCCATCCACTCCGTAGACGTAGCCGTCCCTCATGACGAAGTCGTACAGCTTGTTGGGGGTTGGGAAGTTGGCCTTTATGCGGCCGTTCTTATCGAAGAACACGAAACCGCCGAGCCCCCCAGCGAGAACCCCGTTCCGGAGGGGCCGGATTTTAATCACGTAGCCCGAATCGTTCACCCAGAGCCTGCTCCCGTTGCTCGAATACGCGGCCATGAGGCCGAGGTAGTAGATCCCGATGAGCTC belongs to Thermococcus sp. AM4 and includes:
- a CDS encoding sister chromatid cohesion protein PDS5, with protein sequence MEEELDVREALATGEKLDEVIVRASYDKDVLDQVIKYLDDDLWIVQKNALIVIMNVIEDHEELIDPLLRKLLVMIRKSEAIPLTLEIARAIGVLSRIKPELVRGAVPVILANYRIGDPKIRINMAYVLEEIMRNNPRLLGNIAREIASMLTSPDETDRLAALNFISALAENQTRYATPFLPRLLSLLYDRNEIVRISAVETLTELALKSPKFRKIIKVKFQELNDRSELVMEKVKEGLMRIALAESEEESG
- a CDS encoding ribonuclease P protein component 4; amino-acid sequence: MGKKRFIREREQREKKRIARERVETLFTMAERVFPYSRELANRYVEIALAVQQKAKIRLPRKWKRRYCKRCHSFLVPGVNARVRLRSRPYPHVVVKCLECGHIMRYPYLREKKEGRKKS
- a CDS encoding adenosylhomocysteinase, coding for MDCTKDYCVKDISLAPSGEKKIDWVSRFMPVLQTIRGEFEREKPFKGVRIATTLHLEMKTAFLLLTLKAGGAEVSAAASNPLSTQDDVVAALAKAGVKVYAIRGESREEYYENMHRALDIRPNIIIDDGADMISTVHRERQELIDDIWGASEETTTGVIRLRAMEKDGVLRFPIIAVNDSYTKYLFDNRYGTGQSTWDGIIRTTNLLVAGKNVVVVGYGWCGRGIAMRARGLGATVIVVEVDPIRALEARMDGFLVMDMKEAAKVGDIFVTSTGNIKCIRREHFELMKDGVILANAGHFDVEIWKPDLEELAVEISEPRPNIREYKLKDGRRLYLLADGRLVNLAAADGHPAEIMDMSFALQAKAAQYIKENHERLKPKVYVLPREIDEMVARIKLSAMGIKIEELTEEQRKYLESWEHGT
- a CDS encoding cyclase family protein, with amino-acid sequence MIVDLSLPLGEDTPVYPGDPEVKVKPWAFIERDGYYMNALKLGEHSGTHVDAPAHFIPGGKTVDEMPLEKFIGEAFVVDVRDGEGTVKLDELPDSGYYGKIVLFLTGGRELSPEVALFLVAEGVKAVGTDAMSIGDETVHTILLSEEVPVFENLVNLDILLGRTFTFVAFPLKIEGGSGSPVRAVALL
- a CDS encoding DUF58 domain-containing protein, which encodes MRRMNVLLLITLTPFSIALLTGIFGLAYASLIPASILAYSLVVEPPSGFHVERTVEADKIAVDRRAKVRVKLTVERGAGLVFIGDVASPGLRVYGRNRRVFVKLPRRVLKVEYSYEVSPCKRGLHSISPVEVISQDFLGVLGTNYEIFEDEVTIEARPAVSSPRMDLLKRTRARRLGLPLLLSRRGASSREFKEIRNYLPGDPLNAVNWKATARLDVPLVNEYEPEGMATVMIYADTTAEMGTGDIFNGALESALSLSLSLVYTLLRANLKVGLYLAGSERLVTPRIGAQAFSSFMRAVLSAGPSPNPEPITLAVERSKKAGKIDLAVIITHITPYKVLELKEAIEKLRKTFNCRVLLVDINPYGAMDEDLMHLSRIHKRKLARKLGVPVIEWIPSREKSSTVLKKILGGAYFAL
- a CDS encoding PQQ-binding-like beta-propeller repeat protein produces the protein MKGKALGLALMLLLGFLAPVMAEENPLLFKGTVGENIPYQKSIEAVAISNGTIYAACDYRMTAGKELIGIYYLGLMAAYSSNGSRLWVNDSGYVIKIRPLRNGVLAGGLGGFVFFDKNGRIKANFPTPNKLYDFVMRDGYVYGVDGDIWYTNGTFSSSGEVFKARLLDNGSLSLKGGWRVKLPTMPGRIRVGDVVYVGSGLPSGYSAHYQFGALYGVSYDGRLLWNISTGWWVRDLEVWDGMAIAGTGFNNTRGYLLMVDGEGHVLWNESTFFVEDLLVVGDTLYVSGFDGRNGKVAAYDLKERKLLWSEDFPYRAKTLAYGDGKLVVGIGRFESRKEGNVTKIYSEGGLYVLNPENGKVLWKDLNVGYVRSLAIDGSLVVAGTGSSYFYVLDLSKIGKSKGICGPAFIVFLSVLAAFAVRGGSHGGRAGR